TCCTACATCCCTTATCCTAGGGTTATATGGTCCGACCCTGGTGGTGGAAATTGACACGATCTTCCCGAGAAGGCCTGATTCGATTATCTCTTTGAGCTTTATTACAGCAGGATTGAACCTTTCAATATGTCCGACCATCACAAGTCGTCCTTTTTCCCTGGCTGCACTTATTATTGCATCGGCATTCTCAACGGTATCTGCAATTGGTTTTTCAACAAGTACATGTGCACCCGCTTCAATGGCATCAATGGCAACCTGACGGTGCATCTTGGTAGGAACGACAATGCTTACCGCATCAATTCCCGATGCAAGCATTTCTTTGTAGTCTGTAAAGGCTTTAGTATTATATTGCTGTGCGAGGCTTTCCACAAGATCTCTGTCGATATCCGAAATTCCGGCAAGCTCCACGCCCGGCATCTCACTGTAGATACGAATGTGGTTCTTACCCATGGCACCGGCACCGATGACACCGACTCTTAACATTGTGCATCACTCCACTGCTTTATGGTGTTACTTATTATGTCAATATCATCCTCTGTAACAGCAGGATGGACCGGCAGTGAGAGAACCTCCCTTGAGGCTTTTTCCGTAACCAGCAGATTGTCGTTGTATCCAAGTTCTTTATAATACGGCTGCCTGTGAATGGGTATTGGGTAGTATATGCCGGAGCCTACTCCTTTCTCCTTCAGGTAGTCAGACAGCTGGTCCCTGTTCCTTGTGCGTATG
The sequence above is a segment of the uncultured Methanolobus sp. genome. Coding sequences within it:
- a CDS encoding UDP-N-acetylglucosamine 3-dehydrogenase: MLRVGVIGAGAMGKNHIRIYSEMPGVELAGISDIDRDLVESLAQQYNTKAFTDYKEMLASGIDAVSIVVPTKMHRQVAIDAIEAGAHVLVEKPIADTVENADAIISAAREKGRLVMVGHIERFNPAVIKLKEIIESGLLGKIVSISTTRVGPYNPRIRDVGVILDIGVHDIDVISYLYGSDVNQVYAVAGADIHSFEDHATIHMRLDHEFSGLVEVNWLTPHKVRKLTAVGVGGVAYLDYMDQTVELHDSGWIRKAKIEQKEPLRNELEYFIDCINTGRQPNPSGTDGKHALKVSLAAICSYKEAKMIEIKE